In a single window of the Candoia aspera isolate rCanAsp1 chromosome 14, rCanAsp1.hap2, whole genome shotgun sequence genome:
- the MPRIP gene encoding myosin phosphatase Rho-interacting protein isoform X2: MAAKENPCRKFQANIFNKSKCQNCFKPRESHLLNDEDLSQAKPIYGGWLLLAPEGTDFDNPVHRSRKWQRRFFILYEHGLLRYALDEMPTTLPQGTINMNQCTDVVDGENRTGQKFSLCILTPEKEHFIRAENKEIISGWLEMLVVYPRTNKQNQKKKRKVEPPTPQEPGPAKMAVTSSSIPSAEKIPTTKSTLWQEELRGKDQVDGNAGLSPAPGPLQGQAPPACSLKGPVLESKEEEGAVNGDRNDCGRKTRVESGYFSLEKTKQEAKPEEQQMPSLPSPLSPCTPNDRYGDPQSQEQSGSFPSPGSRPASRMVHSFSLNSLDSKGARLSGRKASAGRDGARMEERANGLVSFKASRQYSTLADVPKAIRISNRDAFQVERKRLERSSRARSPGREEVARLFGNERRRSHVIEKFEALDIENAEHMEISASSGPTLSSETRQGRSEKRVFPRKRDLVAETASGSIPDVSTSPLSPHRRAKSLDRRSTESSMTPDLLNFKKGWLTKQDEDGQWKKHWFVLTDQSLRYYRDSVAEEAADLDGEIDLSTCFDVTEYPVQRNYGFQIHTKEGQFTLSAMTSGIRRNWIQTIMKHVRPTVAPDVTSSLPEEKSKNSTSFEACSKPSEKQDTEQAEIDPEHKRSRARERRREGRSKTFDWAEFRPIQQVLAQERANLAETLKDSCAPFPKEPGPSEAEPGDLERERARRREERRKRFEHLDAPDGGSPEDLSRMEVDRLPGSPAASEAKSQNVHVEIEQRWHQVETTPLREEKQVPIAPLHLAHSEDNSETLHKQHFTTLMEKELEQSQKAASELLEQNRVLQDQLKIALGREQSAREGYVLQTEVASSSSGAWERLHKVNKDLQGELEAQCQRQELINQQIQSLKRSYGEAKDVIRHQEAEIQSLQARLSNAAAELSIKEQTLAKLKSDLKVEKKKAEEQMEEWQHSETALNSQLKASEQKLKKAEALLLEKTQELRDLEMQQALQRDYLKEVQRLQDRIADLSLQLSASEQSRMLMEKKLQKNYESLLESCEREKQVLIQSLKEVEDKASEYENQLQKNEQQKEILLKEKLTAKFESSEIVHQLEDQLEMKETSIRKLVEHIQSLEEERDQIKCRFQELMNQVAESDNEVAKLQAKLRLEESSYHTLERSCEMASEQFHNLQQILKEKEEELKQVRETHLSFVENQNWDFREPPLKLAAAGSSQEEKEDNSVKGDDLKTSADGSAGLGVATNTAGTGNVDDSAQYSPKQARLSALGCMPVDDSDEGPSTSQRQISGHTLVSVEECCSPSESADLQEIEVCQKDSTKLDAGIPGAKRQRIRFSNIQCQKYIHPDGSEKMWASSTSSDTSQERSLSEESMASDPAFCYPASGDSETYLSIIHSLETKLYITEEKLKDVTMKLESQQGQNQDTLITLHHQWSSIETQLREQLQNSLTQIRELVSQVESEKQEKLKLNENHIHELGRLHENTSRALICLNQCREELKNVGPSEEQKEDEMFWDALSGIESTLMDAIQMLQKALPPPEGQPEEHSAVHALQTKDICGDEENASPQQMQQLEFSVQEQLRLLSRRVAFEARLIDQIAASLTDASSKISVTLREIHATIDAVLLEPSNISHTALALADVLSKKLLLEDEFWSQVEELRKHLRVKEEEEEGEVGTLDFPRYLIHSVTDSTLVKAELGFVAQKMRESFHQRLKAMEEDLHNAKTALQQHKCMLEEIIKAYKTPEFDGIMHQISKALEIQEGASEAAQPTRDVSLQGHVLEAHRLQDLSSEALAAIQGELAEQLKDKASVLKELATALLSVSPDNALKDCHKLLKISCSPPYEMCMGDLERYSSLLVQDAIVQAQVCYGAYRARLEFTKEAKLYKESLQNMDALCQERLRAVAVLREEYEGLLRKQQSEFAEMIAMLNRENAELRAQVEQLDSQRRLLEEEERKQSQKIAELQSQYDEEMQKAVEQLSRTEDTLRAERTEGIHRLDALMQDKQNLERYHLEQMQDLEDKFQVKMKEIQVLHDEELQILQERYNHHLQCLKESLEEYQKKHPEGLARIASGAEAPGGAQHDSGIQVFGSDPNALHGLRERIQELESQMNVMRDELENKHLEGNVPTLREKYQKDFENLKATCERGFAAMEETHQKKIEDLQRQHQRELEKLREEKDRLLAEETAATISAIEAMKNAHREELERELEKTQRSQISSINSDIEALQRQYLEELQSVQRELEVLSEQYSQKCLENAHLAQALEAERQALRQCQRENQELNAHNQELNNRLAAEITRLRTLLTGEGGVETAASPLTQGKDAYELEVLLRVKESEIQYLKQEISSLKDELQTALRDKKYASDKYKGIYTELSIVKAKADCDISRLKEQLKAATEALGEKSPESTAMSGYDIMKSKSNPDFLKKDRTSIGRQLRNIRSKSLKEGLTVQERLKLFESKDLKKD, translated from the exons GTGGCTGGAGATGCTGGTGGTCTATCCAAGGACGAACAAGCagaatcaaaagaagaaaagaaaagtggaaCCCCCAACTCCACAG GAACCTGGCCCAGCGAAGATGGCCGTGACCAGCAGCAGCATCCCCAGCGCAGAGAAGATCCCCACCACCAAGTCCACCCTTTGGCAAGAAGAATTGAGAGGCAAAGATCAGGTTGATGGGAATGCAGGCCTCAGCCCGGCCCCCGGCCCTCTGCAAGGTCAGGCACCCCCAGCTTGCTCCCTGAAGGGGCCAGTCCTGGAAAGCAAAGAAG AGGAGGGTGCCGTGAATGGTGACCGCAACGATTGCGGGCGGAAGACGCGGGTGGAAAGTGGCTATTTCTCCTTGGAGAAGACCAAGCAAGAGGCCAAGCCAGAGGAGCAGCAGATGCCGAGCCTGCCGTCTCCCCTGAGCCCCTGCACGCCTAACGACAGGTACGGTGACCCCCAATCGCAGGAGCAGAGCGGTTCCTTTCCTTCCCCAGGTTCCCGGCCGGCCAGTCGAATGGTGCACAGTTTCTCTCTCAATTCCCTGGACTCCAAAGGCGCACGCCTCTCCGGGCGCAAGGCATCTGCTGGCCGTGACGGGGCGAGGATGGAGGAGCGAGCCAACGGGCTGGTTTCCTTTAAGGCTAGCCGCCAATACTCCACCCTGGCTGACGTCCCCAAGGCTATTAGGATCAGTAACCGGGATGCCTTCCAAGTGGAGCGGAAACGGCTCGAGCGCAGCTCCCGGGCCCGGAGCCCCGGACGAGAGGAAGTAGCCCGGCTCTTCGGGAACGAAAGGAG GCGGTCCCACGTAATTGAAAAATTTGAGGCTCTGGATATCGAGAATGCCGAACACATGGAAATCAGTGCTTCCTCCGGTCCCACTCTTTCTAGTGAAACTCGGCAGGGCAGGAGCGAAAAAAGGGTTTTCCCTAGGAAACGG GATTTAGTTGCTGAAACAGCAAGCGGGTCCATCCCGGATGTGTCAACTTCTCCTTTGTCGCCACACCGGAGAGCTAAATCGCTGGACCGGAGGTCTACGGAGTCCTCCATGACT CCGGATTTGCTGAACTTCAAAAAGGGATGGCTGACGAAGCAGGATGAAGATGGGCAG TGGAAGAAACACTGGTTTGTGCTGACGGATCAGAGCCTGAGATACTACCGGGATTCTGTGGCAGAGGAG GCAGCTGATCTGGATGGGGAAATCGACTTGTCCACGTGTTTTGATGTCACGGAGTACCCGGTCCAGCGGAATTACGGTTTCCAGATCCAC ACTAAAGAAGGACAGTTCACTCTCTCTGCTATGACATCTGGAATTCGCCGGAACTGGATCCAGACCATTATGAAACATGTTCGTCCCACAGTCGCTCCAGATGTGACCAG CTCTCTGCCAgaggagaaaagcaaaaacagCACCTCCTTTGAGGCTTGTTCCAAGCCAAGCGAGAAGCAGGACACAGAGCAAGCCGAGATCGACCCCGAACACAAGCGCAGTCGGGCCAGGGAACGCCGGCGAGAAGGTCGCTCCAAAACCTTTGACTGGGCTGAGTTCCGCCCCATCCAGCAAGTCTTGGCTCAGGAGCGAGCAAATTTGGCAGAGACGCTCAAGGACAGCTGCGCTCCTTTCCCCAAGGAACCCGGCCCCTCGGAGGCAGAGCCTGGGGATCTGGAGCGAGAACGTGCTCGCCGTcgggaggagagaaggaagcgCTTCGAACATTTGGATGCTCCTGACGGGGGAAGCCCAGAAGACCTCTCCAGGATGGAGGTGGACCGGCTTCCGGGGTCGCCTGCTGCTTCAGAGGCCAAGTCCCAAAACGTCCACGTGGAGATCGAGCAGCGGTGGCATCAGGTGGAGACCACGCCTCTGCGGGAGGAGAAGCAGGTCCCCATCGCCCCGTTACACCTCGCCCACTCGGAGGACAACAGCGAGACGCTCCATAAGCAGCACTTCACCACACTCATGGAAAAGGAG CTGGAACAGAGTCAAAAGGCAGCTTCAGAACTCCTGGAACAGAACCGTGTCCTACAAGACCAGCTAAAAATAGCCTTGGGACGTGAGCAAAGTGCTCGAGAAGGTTATGTCCTGCAG actGAGGTGGCCTCATCCTCATCAGGGGCCTGGGAGAGGCTCCATAAAGTCAATAAAGACCTCCAGGGCGAATTGGAAGCTCAGTGCCAGCGCCAGGAGCTGATAAATCAGCAGATCCAGTCGCTTAAACGTAGCTATGGGGAGGCCAAGGACGTCATCCGGCATCAAGAAGCAGAGATCCAGAGCTTGCAAGCGAGACTTAGCAATGCTGCTGCAGAGCTCTCCATCAAGGAGCAGACCTTGGCCAAGCTGAAGAGTGACCTGAAGGTCGAGAAGAAGAAAGCTGAAGAGCAGATGGAAGAATGGCAGCACAGTGAAACGGCTCTGAATTCCCAGCTGAAGGCCAGTGAGCAGAAGCTGAAGAAGGCAGAAGCTCTCCTCTTGGAGAAGACCCAAGAACTCAGAGATCTagagatgcagcaggctttgcaGAGAGACTATCTGAAAGAAGTCCAGCGGCTCCAGGATCGGATTGCTGATCTGAGCCTGCAGCTGAGTGCCAGTGAGCAGTCCCGAATGCTGATGGAGAAGAAGCTCCAGAAGAATTACGAGTCTCTGCTAGAAAGCTGCGAGAGGGAGAAGCAAGTTTTGATCCAGAGCTTGAAGGAAGTGGAAGATAAAGCCAGCGAATATGAGAACCAGCTTCAGAAGAACGAACAGCAGAAGGAAATCCTGCTGAAGGAGAAGCTGACTGCCAAGTTTGAAAGCAGCGAAATAGTCCATCAGTTGGAGGACCAGCTAGAAATGAAAGAAACCAGCATCCGGAAGCTTGTTGAACATATCCAAAGTCTTGAGGAGGAAAGGGATCAAATTAAATGCCGGTTCCAGGAGCTGATGAACCAAGTTGCAGAGTCAGACAATGAGGTTGCCAAGCTGCAAGCAAAGCTGCGACTGGAGGAGAGCAGCTACCACACCCTGGAGCGTTCCTGTGAGATGGCGTCGGAGCAGTTCCATAACTTGCAGcagattttgaaagaaaaagaggaggagttgAAACAAGTGAGGGAAACCCATTTGAGCTTTGTTGAGAACCAGAATTGGGACTTCCGTGAACCTCCTTTAAAACTGGCTGCTGCTGGTAGCAgtcaagaggaaaaagaagacaactcGGTCAAAGGAGATGATTTGAAAACATCAGCTGATGGCAGTGCTGGGCTGGGTGTTGCAACAAACACAGCCGGTACTGGCAATGTTGACGATTCAGCACAGTATTCCCCAAAGCAAGCAagactctcagccctaggatgcaTGCCCGTTGATGATAGTGATGAAGGACCCAGTACCAGTCAGAGGCAAATCTCTGGACATACTTTGGTGAGCGTAGAAGAGTGTTGCTCTCCATCAGAGTCAGCGGATCTTCAAGAAATAGAGGTTTGTCAGAAAGATTCAACAAAACTCGATGCAGGAATTCCAGGAGCCAAAAGGCAAAGGATACGCTTCTCCAATATCCAGTGCCAAAAATATATTCATCCTGATGGATCGGAGAAAATGTGGGCCAGCAGCACTTCCTCTGACACTAGCCAGGAGAGGTCACTTTCAGAAGAAAGCATGGCCTCAGACCCAGCTTTTTGTTACCCAGCCTCGGGTGATTCTGAGACCTACTTATCTATCATTCACTCCCTGGAAACCAAACTTTATATCACAGAAGAAAAACTCAAAGATGTAACGATGAAACTTGAAAGCCAACAGGGCCAAAATCAGGACACCCTTATCACTCTTCACCACCAGTGGTCCAGCATTGAAACGCAGCTTAGAGAACAGCTTCAAAACAGCTTGACTCAAATTCGAGAGTTGGTTTCACAGGTAGAAAGTGAGAAGCAAGAAAAactcaaattgaatgagaaccaCATCCACGAGCTGGGCAGACTCCATGAAAATACTAGCCGAGCATTAATCTGTTTAAATCAGTGCAGGGAAGAGCTTAAAAATGTAGGCCCCTCTGAAGAACAGAAAGAGGACGAGATGTTTTGGGATGCTCTGTCTGGGATTGAAAGTACTTTAATGGATGCCATCCAGATGTTACAGAAGGCCCTTCCTCCACCTGAGGGCCAACCAGAAGAGCATTCTGCAGTCCACGCTTTGCAGACTAAAGACATCTGTGGGGATGAGGAGAATGCTTCTCCCCAACAGATGCAACAGCTGGAATTTTCTGTGCAAGAACAGCTGAGGCTACTTTCCAGGAGGGTGGCTTTTGAAGCCCGCTTGATCGACCAGATAGCAGCGTCTTTGACAGATGCCTCTTCAAAGATCTCCGTGACTCTTAGAGAGATCCATGCTACTATAGATGCAGTCTTATTGGAGCCTTCAAATATTTCGCACACTGCTCTGGCTTTGGCTGACGTCTTGTCTAAGAAGCTCTTGTTGGAAGATGAATTTTGGAGCCAGGTAGAAGAATTAAGAAAGCACTTGAGGgtcaaggaagaagaggaagagggggaagTGGGGACTCTGGACTTCCCACGGTACCTCATTCACTCAGTGACAGACAGCACCCTGGTTAAAGCAGAGCTAGGCTTTGTGGCTCAGAAAATGAGAGAATCCTTCCATCAGAGGCTAAAGGCCATGGAAGAAGATCTCCACAATGCCAAAACAGCCCTTCAGCAGCATAAGTGCATGCTGGAGGAAATCATTAAAGCGTACAAGACTCCCGAATTTGATGGGATTATGCACCAGATCTCCAAAGCTCTTGAAATCCAAGAAGGCGCTTCAGAAGCCGCCCAGCCGACTCGGGATGTCAGCCTTCAGGGCCACGTTTTGGAAGCCCATCGTTTGCAGGATCTCAGCAGTGAAGCTCTGGCTGCTATTCAGGGTGAGCTGGCTGAGCAGCTCAAAGACAAAGCCAGCGTTCTTAAAGAACTTGCCACTGCCCTTCTCTCTGTGTCCCCTGACAACGCCTTGAAAGATTGCCACAAGCTCCTGAAAATTTCTTGCAGCCCTCCTTATGAGATGTGCATGGGGGACCTTGAACGCTACTCTTCTCTGCTAGTTCAGGATGCGATCGTTCAGGCCCAAGTTTGTTACGGGGCCTACAGAGCAAGGCTGGAGTTCACAAAGGAGGCAAAGCTGTACAAAGAGTCTCTGCAAAATATGGACGCCTTATGTCAGGAGCGACTCCGGGCAGTCGCCGTCCTCAGGGAAGAGTATGAAGGATTGCTCCGAAAGCAGCAGAGCGAATTCGCTGAGATGATTGCTATGCTCAACAGAGAGAATGCGGAGCTCAGAGCCCAAGTGGAGCAGCTGGACAGTCAGCGAAGGCTCCTGGAAGAGGAGGAACGTAAGCAGAGCCAAAAAATAGCAGAACTTCAGAGCCAGTACGACGAGGAGATGCAGAAGGCCGTTGAGCAGCTCAGCAGGACCGAGGACACACTGCGGGCGGAACGAACCGAGGGGATCCACCGGTTGGATGCCCTTATGCAAGATAAGCAGAACTTGGAAAGATACCATCTTGAACAAATGCAAGATTTAGAGGATAAGTTCCAGGTCAAGATGAAAGAAATCCAGGTCCTCCACGATGAGGAGCTGCAGATCTTGCAGGAGCGCTACAACCATCATCTCCAGTGCCTGAAGGAATCTTtggaggagtaccagaaaaagcATCCAGAAGGCCTGGCCAGGATCGCCTCTGGTGCAGAAGCACCGGGGGGAGCCCAGCACGATAGTGGAATCCAGGTCTTCGGAAGTGATCCGAATGCCCTACATGGATTGAGAGAACGCATCCAGGAACTGGAATCCCAGATGAACGTCATGAGAGATGAGCTGGAGAACAAGCACCTGGAAGGGAATGTGCCCACCTTGAGGGAGAAATACCAGAAGGACTTTGAGAACCTTAAG GCGACATGCGAACGAGGGTTTGCAGCCATGGAAGAGACGCATCAGAAGAAGATAGAGGACTTGCAAAGGCAGCATCAGCGAGAACTGGAGAAGTTGCGAGAAGAGAAGGACCGGCTGCTGGCGGAGGAGACGGCTGCGACCATCTCCG ccATAGAAGCAATGAAGAACGCTCACCGGGAGGAACTTGAGCGGGAGTTGGAGAAAACTCAGCGCTCCCAAATTAGCAGCATCAATTCAGACATTGAAGCTCTCCAGAGACAATACTT GGAGGAACTGCAGTCTGTCCAGCGGGAACTGGAAGTCCTTTCAGAACAATATTCACAGAAGTGCTTGGAAAATGCACACCTTGCCCAGGCTCTGGAGGCAGAGAGGCAGGCCCTCCGGCAGTGCCAGCGGGAGAACCAGGAACTCAACGCGCACAATCAG GAGCTGAACAACCGCCTGGCGGCAGAGATCACCCGGTTACGGACGTTGCTAACTGGGGAAGGGGGGGTCGAAACTGCTGCATCTCCCCTCACCCAAGGCAAGGATGCCTATGAGTTAGAG GTCCTGTTGCGAGTTAAGGAATCGGAAATCCAGTACTTGAAGCAGGAGATCAGCTCCTTGAAAGATGAATTGCAAACAGCATTGAGG GATAAAAAATATGCCAGTGACAAATACAAAGGCATCTACACGGAGCTCAGCATCGTCAAAGCCAAGGCAGACTGCGATATCAGCAGATTGAAAGAGCAGCTGAAGGCAGCCACCGAAGCGCTTGGTGAAAAGTCTCCTGAAAGCACCGCCATGTCTGGATATG ATATCATGAAATCCAAAAGCAATCCTGATTTCTTGAAGAAGGACAGGACCAGTATTGGCCGGCAACTAAGAAATATCAGGTCAAAG